Proteins from a single region of Gemmatirosa kalamazoonensis:
- a CDS encoding serine/threonine-protein kinase, with protein MSKICSVCGVTYADALVFCPADGTTLRSADLREDLVGSVIADRYLVTDVLGEGGMGTVYLARHVRLPQQAAIKVLRKEMLQDASAVARFNREAANASRIDHDRVARVYDFGETDNGVVYLAMEYVPGQTLKKILTEGGPMAPARAAAVTRQIAEGLDAAHRMGIVHRDLKPDNVMVIADGDTDGDGTVEERVKVVDFGIAKAFGESGGTALTKTGFVVGTPEFMSPEQLLGGSLDARSDIYALALVAYQCLTAELPFATNTPDHGMAARLVTPPRPLTAVRPSVRWPRQVQSVLDQALSRDPADRPASAGAFARALGAAIEAWQEEEAGGRAPRPGWATEAVPTPTVPNGADVSAATLAGVAPAVGSYAPPAGALGTSAAPAYTPPTPTPTTASDSRRRGLIVGGVLAVALLGGTAAGVMLMHKPATAVVDSSATKSDSAPVVKADSARHDSTPPKVDATPVAVVKHDSVAPRPDAPRPDAGQRPPRGADPAPVPERAPVRSAQNSAARLAIDSIAQSYDLTQGIGADQAERAARQAVPVIRGLMTSLTTADDSTWASIKLSDALVLTDDMRGACDAIRQAKRLARSPQQRRAISVREEGPLQQQCGG; from the coding sequence CCGCCGACCTGCGCGAGGACCTCGTCGGGAGCGTGATCGCGGACCGCTACCTCGTGACGGACGTCCTCGGCGAGGGGGGGATGGGGACGGTATACCTCGCGCGGCACGTGCGGCTGCCGCAGCAGGCGGCGATCAAGGTGCTGCGCAAGGAGATGCTGCAGGACGCGTCGGCGGTGGCGCGGTTCAACCGCGAGGCGGCGAACGCGAGCCGCATCGACCACGACCGTGTGGCGCGCGTCTACGACTTCGGCGAGACGGACAACGGCGTGGTGTACCTGGCCATGGAGTACGTGCCGGGGCAGACGCTGAAGAAGATCCTGACCGAGGGCGGCCCGATGGCGCCGGCCCGCGCCGCGGCCGTGACGCGGCAGATCGCCGAGGGGCTCGACGCGGCACACCGGATGGGGATCGTGCACCGCGACCTCAAGCCGGACAACGTGATGGTGATCGCCGACGGCGACACCGACGGCGACGGCACCGTCGAGGAGCGCGTGAAGGTCGTCGACTTCGGGATCGCGAAGGCGTTCGGCGAGTCCGGTGGGACGGCGTTGACGAAGACGGGCTTCGTGGTGGGCACGCCGGAGTTCATGAGCCCGGAGCAGCTGCTGGGCGGCTCGCTCGACGCGCGGAGCGACATCTACGCGCTGGCGCTGGTGGCGTACCAGTGTCTCACGGCGGAGCTGCCGTTCGCGACGAACACGCCGGACCACGGCATGGCGGCGCGGCTCGTGACGCCGCCGCGGCCGCTGACGGCGGTGCGCCCGTCGGTGCGGTGGCCGCGCCAGGTGCAGTCGGTGCTCGACCAGGCGCTGTCGCGCGACCCGGCGGACCGTCCGGCGAGCGCCGGCGCGTTCGCGCGCGCGTTGGGCGCGGCGATCGAGGCGTGGCAGGAGGAGGAAGCGGGCGGGCGCGCGCCGCGCCCGGGATGGGCGACGGAGGCGGTGCCGACGCCCACGGTGCCTAACGGCGCCGACGTCTCGGCGGCGACGCTCGCCGGCGTGGCGCCCGCCGTCGGCAGCTACGCGCCGCCGGCCGGGGCGTTAGGCACGTCGGCCGCGCCGGCGTACACGCCGCCCACGCCGACGCCCACGACGGCGAGCGACTCGAGGCGACGCGGGCTGATCGTCGGCGGCGTACTCGCCGTCGCGCTGCTGGGCGGCACCGCGGCGGGGGTGATGCTCATGCACAAGCCGGCCACCGCGGTGGTGGACTCGTCGGCGACGAAGTCCGACTCGGCCCCGGTCGTGAAGGCCGACTCGGCGCGGCACGACTCGACGCCGCCGAAGGTCGACGCCACGCCCGTGGCGGTCGTGAAGCACGACAGCGTCGCGCCGCGCCCCGACGCGCCGCGCCCCGATGCGGGCCAGCGGCCGCCGCGCGGCGCCGATCCCGCCCCGGTCCCCGAGCGCGCGCCGGTACGCAGCGCACAGAACTCCGCGGCGCGGCTGGCGATCGACAGCATCGCGCAGTCGTACGACCTCACGCAGGGGATCGGCGCGGACCAGGCGGAGCGCGCGGCGCGTCAGGCGGTGCCGGTGATTCGCGGTCTGATGACGAGCCTCACGACCGCCGACGACAGCACGTGGGCGAGCATCAAGCTCTCCGACGCGCTCGTGCTGACCGACGACATGCGCGGCGCGTGCGACGCGATCCGCCAGGCGAAGCGGCTCGCGCGCTCGCCGCAGCAGCGTCGGGCGATCTCGGTGCGCGAGGAGGGGCCGCTGCAGCAGCAGTGCGGCGGCTGA